Proteins found in one Panicum hallii strain FIL2 chromosome 4, PHallii_v3.1, whole genome shotgun sequence genomic segment:
- the LOC112888417 gene encoding zinc finger protein 8-like, which yields MAAPHDVHSVDSFAQLPLLRGAGHAAPTMAGRDATIRLFGRDFSNDQQAGQLLLRKEDDGVVAGEGGEAAAAAGERKFECHYCCRNFPTSQALGGHQNAHKRERQHARRAHLEASLAAHCGAYLPGAHLYGLFGYGAGHTALPAAHYPAAVWAGAVPGLYGGGVAPPVPRPPVYGGMPVAPGMWRPSPAGSGPFCAAGRPEGELATYAEMAGKGDKVAMSVVTSLPALPPTCLSGQSPEMIGRPELGHKDGILSLDLCL from the coding sequence ATGGCCGCGCCGCATGACGTGCACAGCGTCGACTCATTCGCGCAGCTGCCGCTCCTCCGCGGCGCCGGGCATGCAGCACCGACGATGGCCGGAAGGGACGCCACCATCCGCCTCTTCGGCCGGGACTTCTCCAACGACCAGCAGGCGGGCCAGCTGCTGCTGCGCAAGGAAGACGACGGGGTCGTCGCGGGcgagggcggcgaggcggcggcggcggccggggagaggAAGTTCGAGTGCCACTACTGCTGCCGCAACTTCCCGACGTcgcaggcgctgggcgggcACCAGAACGCGCACAAGCGGGAGCGGCAGCACGCGCGGAGGGCGCACCTCGAGGCCTCCCTCGCCGCGCACTGCGGCGCCTACCTGCCGGGGGCGCACCTCTACGGCCTCTTCGGCTACGGCGCTGGCCACACCGCGCTGCCGGCGGCGCACTACCCGGCCGCCGTGTGGGCTGGCGCCGTGCCAGGTTTGTATGGCGGCGGCGTGGCACCACCCGTGCCGCGGCCTCCCGTGTACGGCGGCATGCCCGTGGCGCCGGGGATGTGGAGGCCGTCGCCGGCTGGGAGTGGCCCTTTttgcgcggccggccggcccgaGGGGGAGCTCGCGACGTACGCGGAGATGGCTGGCAAGGGCGACAAGGTGGCGATGAGCGTGGTGACGTCACTGCCAGCGTTGCCGCCGACGTGTTTGTCCGGCCAGTCGCCGGAGATGATAGGGAGACCTGAGTTGGGACACAAGGATGGCATCTTAAGCTTGGACCTCTGTTTGTAA